From Quercus lobata isolate SW786 chromosome 1, ValleyOak3.0 Primary Assembly, whole genome shotgun sequence, one genomic window encodes:
- the LOC115979536 gene encoding beta-1,6-galactosyltransferase GALT29A isoform X1, translating into MSKNTPKTEEDNGSDPDPTKTKPYTWPSLAKPMKLPHPQKRSVRPLFSILLLIVFAATVSFRAVLRRADVNLSLSLGAWSPQKKTHVFNFNSTLLKYASVDISEPRAKRETEQLLDGNFASQGRYRTFATWRRFDTHQDLRARSSNSVPVLLRSPRFYRYWLQFRTVLHDWARKKTSFDPEIMSDLIRSVKLPLTNNSKRYSSCAVVGNSGILLKSEYGKLIDSHEFVVRLNNARTTGFERNVGSKTSVSFVNSNILHFCARRNECFCHPYGVDVPIVMYICQPVHFVDYTVCNSTHKAALIVTDPRFDVLCGRIVKYYSLKRFAEETGKSLDDWGVVRDGANFHYSSGMQAVMLALGVCDKVSVFGFGKSSLAKHHYHSNQKAELGLHDYEAEYAFYQDVIERPWKIPFISSKFKFPPMLFHRGSWRNTNVGNFCFMFWPCTIKGSLGVILQV; encoded by the exons ATGTCCAAGAACACTCCTAAAACCGAAGAAGACAATGGATCTGACCCTGACCCAACAAAAACCAAACCGTACACGTGGCCGTCTTTAGCAAAACCCATGAAACTGCCACACCCACAAAAACGCTCCGTCCGCCCTCTGTTCAGCATTCTCCTCCTCATAGTCTTCGCCGCCACCGTCAGCTTCCGCGCCGTGCTCCGCCGCGCCGACGTCAACCTCAGCCTCAGCCTCGGCGCGTGGTCCCCGCAGAAGAAAACCCACGTCTTCAACTTCAACTCCACGCTCCTCAAATACGCGTCCGTCGACATCTCCGAGCCACGCGCCAAGCGAGAGACAGAGCAATTGCTAGATGGCAACTTCGCGAGCCAAGGCCGGTACCGAACCTTCGCCACGTGGCGGAGATTCGACACCCACCAAGACCTCAGAGCAAGATCCTCTAACAGCGTACCGGTCCTGCTTCGCTCGCCGAGGTTTTATCGGTATTGGTTGCAGTTCCGAACTGTCTTACATGACTGGGCTCGAAAGAAAACCTCGTTCGACCCCGAAATCATGTCGGATTTGATAAGGTCAGTTAAACTGCCATTAACTAACAATAGCAAGCGCTACTCTTCTTGTGCGGTCGTGGGCAATAGTGGGATTTTGCTGAAGAGTGAGTATGGGAAGCTAATCGATAGCCACGAATTCGTTGTGAGACTGAACAATGCTAGAACGACCGGGTTCGAGCGCAATGTGGGGTCTAAGACCAGTGTTTCGTTTGTAAATAGCaacattttgcatttttgtgCTAGGAGAAACGAGTGTTTTTGCCACCCATATGGGGTTGATGTCCCAATCGTTATGTACATTTGTCAGCCGGTGCATTTCGTGGATTACACCGTGTGTAATTCGACGCACAAGGCGGCTTTGATTGTCACGGACCCGAGGTTTGATGTGTTGTGTGGGAGGATTGTGAAGTATTATTCGTTGAAGCGTTTCGCGGAGGAGACGGGGAAGTCGTTGGATGATTGGGGGGTGGTTCGGGATGGTGCTAATTTTCATTACTCTTCGGGTATGCAGGCTGTGATGTTGGCTTTGGGAGTTTGTGATAAAGTTagtgtttttgggtttgggaaGTCGAGTTTGGCTAAGCATCATTATCATTCTAATCAGAAGGCAGAGCTTGGGTTGCATGATTATGAGGCTGAGTATGCTTTTTATCAAGATGTCATTGAGAGGCCGTGGAAAATACCATTCATTTCGAGCAAGTTCAAGTTTCCTCCTATG CTCTTCCATAGAGGGAGTTGGAGGAACACAAATGTTGGAAATTTCTGTTTCATGTTCTGGCCCTGTACTATCAAAGGTAGTTTGGGGGTGATATTGCAAGTGTAA
- the LOC115979536 gene encoding beta-1,6-galactosyltransferase GALT29A isoform X2 — protein MSKNTPKTEEDNGSDPDPTKTKPYTWPSLAKPMKLPHPQKRSVRPLFSILLLIVFAATVSFRAVLRRADVNLSLSLGAWSPQKKTHVFNFNSTLLKYASVDISEPRAKRETEQLLDGNFASQGRYRTFATWRRFDTHQDLRARSSNSVPVLLRSPRFYRYWLQFRTVLHDWARKKTSFDPEIMSDLIRSVKLPLTNNSKRYSSCAVVGNSGILLKSEYGKLIDSHEFVVRLNNARTTGFERNVGSKTSVSFVNSNILHFCARRNECFCHPYGVDVPIVMYICQPVHFVDYTVCNSTHKAALIVTDPRFDVLCGRIVKYYSLKRFAEETGKSLDDWGVVRDGANFHYSSGMQAVMLALGVCDKVSVFGFGKSSLAKHHYHSNQKAELGLHDYEAEYAFYQDVIERPWKIPFISSKFKFPPM, from the exons ATGTCCAAGAACACTCCTAAAACCGAAGAAGACAATGGATCTGACCCTGACCCAACAAAAACCAAACCGTACACGTGGCCGTCTTTAGCAAAACCCATGAAACTGCCACACCCACAAAAACGCTCCGTCCGCCCTCTGTTCAGCATTCTCCTCCTCATAGTCTTCGCCGCCACCGTCAGCTTCCGCGCCGTGCTCCGCCGCGCCGACGTCAACCTCAGCCTCAGCCTCGGCGCGTGGTCCCCGCAGAAGAAAACCCACGTCTTCAACTTCAACTCCACGCTCCTCAAATACGCGTCCGTCGACATCTCCGAGCCACGCGCCAAGCGAGAGACAGAGCAATTGCTAGATGGCAACTTCGCGAGCCAAGGCCGGTACCGAACCTTCGCCACGTGGCGGAGATTCGACACCCACCAAGACCTCAGAGCAAGATCCTCTAACAGCGTACCGGTCCTGCTTCGCTCGCCGAGGTTTTATCGGTATTGGTTGCAGTTCCGAACTGTCTTACATGACTGGGCTCGAAAGAAAACCTCGTTCGACCCCGAAATCATGTCGGATTTGATAAGGTCAGTTAAACTGCCATTAACTAACAATAGCAAGCGCTACTCTTCTTGTGCGGTCGTGGGCAATAGTGGGATTTTGCTGAAGAGTGAGTATGGGAAGCTAATCGATAGCCACGAATTCGTTGTGAGACTGAACAATGCTAGAACGACCGGGTTCGAGCGCAATGTGGGGTCTAAGACCAGTGTTTCGTTTGTAAATAGCaacattttgcatttttgtgCTAGGAGAAACGAGTGTTTTTGCCACCCATATGGGGTTGATGTCCCAATCGTTATGTACATTTGTCAGCCGGTGCATTTCGTGGATTACACCGTGTGTAATTCGACGCACAAGGCGGCTTTGATTGTCACGGACCCGAGGTTTGATGTGTTGTGTGGGAGGATTGTGAAGTATTATTCGTTGAAGCGTTTCGCGGAGGAGACGGGGAAGTCGTTGGATGATTGGGGGGTGGTTCGGGATGGTGCTAATTTTCATTACTCTTCGGGTATGCAGGCTGTGATGTTGGCTTTGGGAGTTTGTGATAAAGTTagtgtttttgggtttgggaaGTCGAGTTTGGCTAAGCATCATTATCATTCTAATCAGAAGGCAGAGCTTGGGTTGCATGATTATGAGGCTGAGTATGCTTTTTATCAAGATGTCATTGAGAGGCCGTGGAAAATACCATTCATTTCGAGCAAGTTCAAGTTTCCTCCTATG taa